A region from the Neurospora crassa OR74A linkage group V, whole genome shotgun sequence genome encodes:
- the vib-1 gene encoding VIB-1, variant, with amino-acid sequence MSATATYTVSMAELRAETQHGGIWPNYGNPVQMNTGRYNTQESSVPVGSAASSHLVRPRSRQHTMDYHNAPYHHGRPAQEDGDGYERYPHPSLMNIPSITTGMKRSYSQVDQTPYTEMVQDLRDDYKPAMNHDQKLLSFKKVGDKHTIVDHKGRIHEIEIEAQLHGMFFLSEFPSPGDGNVLNAELTCYRRNLFQISGNICFPQIPLSVMLETGETSQIKNMEVTISAIESVDGHPVRLIVIPWKTPPPNSPEVNQAPDQEPPSLPLIPWSEEEEDNGGDHYAIYPIGWRRLQFRIATANNGRRKELQQHFVLHLKLHGTLANGTKLVLSELTTAPIVVRGRSPRNFQARKEIPLLGSSAGSRGQTLVETGHSIVAQAVALNKPPYDSRPRVSSMDLPRTAFTFTSAKQMPQSPMQMRSNSYPTSWNPSSQVSMPHNPGSTSYPTTSMAGPEPYPKMPLSGAPSYTAEPQEMPIQQTSMPSMQLSMVAQDQQPSAPIRTQYATYASAPPPHLSLPSTADSSLNVPRYVDSNPRPSKSPRHGSHGSLTNETASGEYRYGPPSYLGNSSSDISPQSQHHPPTSGAGAGGASSGAYGTPSQEGGASAPASAPTSAAPPRDYFPPSQSWTSTAGEGQTSSYTNGGDRSYSFPTGVKTEPHSQPSHSGAPVPGVYGNNHYAWNAT; translated from the exons ATGTCAGCGACAGCAACATACACGGTCAGTATGGCAGAGTTGAGAGCTGAGACTCAGCACGGAGGCATCTGGCCCAACTACGGGAATCCGGTGCAGATGAATACTGGTCGGTACAACACTCAAGAGTCTTCGGTACCAGTAGGATCGGCGGCTTCTTCACATCTTGTACGCCCTCGCAGTCGTCAGCACACGATGGACTATCACAACGCACCATACCATCATGGACGGCCTGCCCaggaggatggcgatggcTACGAGAGATATCCACACCCTTCGTTGATGAACATCCccagcatcaccaccggCATGAAGCGCAGCTACTCCCAGGTCGACCAAACTCCCTATACGGAAATGGTCCAAGATCTCCGCGACGACTACAAGCCGGCCATGAATCACGACCAGAAGCTACTCTCATTCAAGAAGGTTGGCGACAAACATACCATCGTCGACCACAAAGGGCGGATTCACGAAATCGAAATCGAAGCTCAACTTCACGGCATGTTCTTTCTGTCGGAGTTTCCCTCGCCTGGCGACGGCAATGTCTTGAACGCCGAGTTGACTTGCTACCGCCGCAACCTGTTTCAAATCAGCGGCAATATCTGCTTTCCTCAAATACCGTTGTCTGTCATGCTAGAAACGGGCGAGACCAGCCAGATCAAGAACATGGAAGTTACTATATCGGCAATCGAATCTGTCGACGGCCACCCTGTGCGCCTAATCGTCATTCCCTGGAAGACGCCCCCACCCAACTCACCAGAAGTCAACCAAGCTCCCGATCAAGAACCTCCATCACTTCCTCTGATTCCCTGgtccgaagaggaggaagacaatGGCGGAGATCACTACGCTATCTATCCAATTGGGTGGCGTCGACTTCAATTTAGGAT CGCAACGGCCAACAACGGTAGACGGAAGGAATTACAGCAACACTTCGTCCTACACTTGAAGCTCCATGGAACCCTAGCGAATGGTACGAAACTTGTGCTTTCGGAGCTTACCACTGCGCCGATTGTTGTCCGAGGAAGAAGCCCGCGGAATTTCCAAGCGAGAAAGGAGATCCCGCTGTTGGGATCTAGCGCTGGTTCAAGAGGACAGACACTCGTGGAAACCGGTCACTCAATTGTTGCGCAAGCTGTCGCGCTTAACAAGCCTCCCTATGATTCGAGACCCCGTGTCTCGAGCATGGATTTGCCCAGAACAGCGTTCACGTTCACGTCTGCGAAGCAGATGCCCCAGAGTCCTATGCAAATGCGTTCGAA TTCTTACCCCACAAGTTGGAACCCATCTAGTCAGGTGTCGATGCCACACAACCCAGGATCGACTTCTTACCCGACAACATCGATGGCCGGCCCCGAGCCCTATCCTAAAATGCCCCTTTCTGGAGCGCCCAGCTACACGGCCGAGCCCCAAGAGATGCCTATCCAGCAGACCTCCATGCCTTCTATGCAACTCTCTATGGTAGCCCAAGACCAACAACCGTCGGCCCCCATCCGAACACAATACGCAACTTACGCATCGGCACCTCCGCCGCATCTTTCGTTGCCGAGCACAGCGGACAGCTCGCTTAACGTGCCGCGCTATGTGGACAGCAATCCCCGTCCTTCAAAGAGCCCTCGCCACGGTAGCCATGGCTCACTCACGAACGAGACGGCCTCGGGCGAGTATCGCTATGGCCCCCCTTCGTACCTTGGCAACAGCTCAAGTGATATAAGTCCCCAATCGCAACATCATCCGCCTACGTCAGGTGCAGGAGCAGGCGGGGCGTCGTCGGGCGCTTACGGAACACCATCTCAAGAAGGAGGTGCCTCTGCCCCAGCGTCTGCGCCTACGAGTGCGGCTCCGCCGCGTGATTACTTCCCCCCATCTCAGTCCTGGACCAGCACTGCCGGTGAGGGGCAGACTTCATCGTACACGAACGGAGGTGACAGGTCCTATTCCTTTCCTACAGGTGTGAAAACGGAGCCGCACTCGCAGCCTTCGCACTCGGGTGCACCAGTGCCAGGCGTGTATGGCAACAACCACTATGCATGGAACGCCACGTAA
- the vib-1 gene encoding VIB-1 codes for MSATATYTVSMAELRAETQHGGIWPNYGNPVQMNTGRYNTQESSVPVGSAASSHLVRPRSRQHTMDYHNAPYHHGRPAQEDGDGYERYPHPSLMNIPSITTGMKRSYSQVDQTPYTEMVQDLRDDYKPAMNHDQKLLSFKKVGDKHTIVDHKGRIHEIEIEAQLHGMFFLSEFPSPGDGNVLNAELTCYRRNLFQISGNICFPQIPLSVMLETGETSQIKNMEVTISAIESVDGHPVRLIVIPWKTPPPNSPEVNQAPDQEPPSLPLIPWSEEEEDNGGDHYAIYPIGWRRLQFRIATANNGRRKELQQHFVLHLKLHGTLANGTKLVLSELTTAPIVVRGRSPRNFQARKEIPLLGSSAGSRGQTLVETGHSIVAQAVALNKPPYDSRPRVSSMDLPRTAFTFTSAKQMPQSPMQMRSNSSYPTSWNPSSQVSMPHNPGSTSYPTTSMAGPEPYPKMPLSGAPSYTAEPQEMPIQQTSMPSMQLSMVAQDQQPSAPIRTQYATYASAPPPHLSLPSTADSSLNVPRYVDSNPRPSKSPRHGSHGSLTNETASGEYRYGPPSYLGNSSSDISPQSQHHPPTSGAGAGGASSGAYGTPSQEGGASAPASAPTSAAPPRDYFPPSQSWTSTAGEGQTSSYTNGGDRSYSFPTGVKTEPHSQPSHSGAPVPGVYGNNHYAWNAT; via the exons ATGTCAGCGACAGCAACATACACGGTCAGTATGGCAGAGTTGAGAGCTGAGACTCAGCACGGAGGCATCTGGCCCAACTACGGGAATCCGGTGCAGATGAATACTGGTCGGTACAACACTCAAGAGTCTTCGGTACCAGTAGGATCGGCGGCTTCTTCACATCTTGTACGCCCTCGCAGTCGTCAGCACACGATGGACTATCACAACGCACCATACCATCATGGACGGCCTGCCCaggaggatggcgatggcTACGAGAGATATCCACACCCTTCGTTGATGAACATCCccagcatcaccaccggCATGAAGCGCAGCTACTCCCAGGTCGACCAAACTCCCTATACGGAAATGGTCCAAGATCTCCGCGACGACTACAAGCCGGCCATGAATCACGACCAGAAGCTACTCTCATTCAAGAAGGTTGGCGACAAACATACCATCGTCGACCACAAAGGGCGGATTCACGAAATCGAAATCGAAGCTCAACTTCACGGCATGTTCTTTCTGTCGGAGTTTCCCTCGCCTGGCGACGGCAATGTCTTGAACGCCGAGTTGACTTGCTACCGCCGCAACCTGTTTCAAATCAGCGGCAATATCTGCTTTCCTCAAATACCGTTGTCTGTCATGCTAGAAACGGGCGAGACCAGCCAGATCAAGAACATGGAAGTTACTATATCGGCAATCGAATCTGTCGACGGCCACCCTGTGCGCCTAATCGTCATTCCCTGGAAGACGCCCCCACCCAACTCACCAGAAGTCAACCAAGCTCCCGATCAAGAACCTCCATCACTTCCTCTGATTCCCTGgtccgaagaggaggaagacaatGGCGGAGATCACTACGCTATCTATCCAATTGGGTGGCGTCGACTTCAATTTAGGAT CGCAACGGCCAACAACGGTAGACGGAAGGAATTACAGCAACACTTCGTCCTACACTTGAAGCTCCATGGAACCCTAGCGAATGGTACGAAACTTGTGCTTTCGGAGCTTACCACTGCGCCGATTGTTGTCCGAGGAAGAAGCCCGCGGAATTTCCAAGCGAGAAAGGAGATCCCGCTGTTGGGATCTAGCGCTGGTTCAAGAGGACAGACACTCGTGGAAACCGGTCACTCAATTGTTGCGCAAGCTGTCGCGCTTAACAAGCCTCCCTATGATTCGAGACCCCGTGTCTCGAGCATGGATTTGCCCAGAACAGCGTTCACGTTCACGTCTGCGAAGCAGATGCCCCAGAGTCCTATGCAAATGCGTTCGAA CAGTTCTTACCCCACAAGTTGGAACCCATCTAGTCAGGTGTCGATGCCACACAACCCAGGATCGACTTCTTACCCGACAACATCGATGGCCGGCCCCGAGCCCTATCCTAAAATGCCCCTTTCTGGAGCGCCCAGCTACACGGCCGAGCCCCAAGAGATGCCTATCCAGCAGACCTCCATGCCTTCTATGCAACTCTCTATGGTAGCCCAAGACCAACAACCGTCGGCCCCCATCCGAACACAATACGCAACTTACGCATCGGCACCTCCGCCGCATCTTTCGTTGCCGAGCACAGCGGACAGCTCGCTTAACGTGCCGCGCTATGTGGACAGCAATCCCCGTCCTTCAAAGAGCCCTCGCCACGGTAGCCATGGCTCACTCACGAACGAGACGGCCTCGGGCGAGTATCGCTATGGCCCCCCTTCGTACCTTGGCAACAGCTCAAGTGATATAAGTCCCCAATCGCAACATCATCCGCCTACGTCAGGTGCAGGAGCAGGCGGGGCGTCGTCGGGCGCTTACGGAACACCATCTCAAGAAGGAGGTGCCTCTGCCCCAGCGTCTGCGCCTACGAGTGCGGCTCCGCCGCGTGATTACTTCCCCCCATCTCAGTCCTGGACCAGCACTGCCGGTGAGGGGCAGACTTCATCGTACACGAACGGAGGTGACAGGTCCTATTCCTTTCCTACAGGTGTGAAAACGGAGCCGCACTCGCAGCCTTCGCACTCGGGTGCACCAGTGCCAGGCGTGTATGGCAACAACCACTATGCATGGAACGCCACGTAA